The following nucleotide sequence is from Barnesiella viscericola DSM 18177.
CTTTCACTATTTTTGCATCATTCAATCCAGCGAAAATCCTAACTTATGGCCAAATACAAATACTATGTAGTGTGGGAGGGACGAGCCCGGGGCATCTTCAACTCGTGGGAAGAGTGCAAGGAGCAGGTCGAAAATTTCAAGGGTGCCAAATACAAGAGCTTCGACGACCTCGAATCGGCCACCGAGGCTTTCCGCAAAGCCCCCGACGACTACTTCGGGATTCTGCGCAAGATCGGCGAGCACTCGCGCGAAAAGCTCGCTGCCCCCACACTGCCCCCGACCGTCATTGCCGACAGTCTGGCCGTCGATGCCGCATGCAGCGGCAACCCCGGCCACATGGAGTATCGCGGTGTCGACACGAAATCGGGTATCGAGCTGTTCCACGTAGGGCCCATGCCACAGGGCACCAACAACATCGGCGAGTTTCTGGCACTGGTCCACGGGCTGGCCTACCTGCAACAGCGAGGGTCCCAGATTCCCATCTACTCCGACAGCTGCAATGCCATTGCCTGGGTCCGGCAGAAAAAGTGCAAGACCAAGCTGACGCCCAACGCCGTCAATGCGCCCATCTTCGACCTCATTGCCCGGGCCGAGCGCTGGTTGCAAACTCATACCTATACCAATCCTATCATTAAATGGGAAACCGAGCAGTGGGGCGAAATCCCGGCCGACTTCGGTCGCAAATAATCCGCGGCTCGATTATTCTCCTTCTCTACATAGACAAGGGCTGCCCCAACGCGAGGCAGCCCTTGTTTGTTTTTTTCTGGCACAGAGGCCGAGGGAATCAATGACGCACAACCTTGGCCGTAGTCACGACGCCCGACTCGTCGACAACCTGAACAATCATGATGGCCGGAGCAGAAGCATCGAGATCGAGCATGAAGCTGGTTGCATTGGGAGTCGACTGACTGAGCAACCGTCCGTAAAGGTCATAGACGCGAACGGCGCTTAGCATCGTCTGACCGCGCACGACAAGCCGACCTCCATAGGTATAAATCGAGACGACATCGCCGCTCTCCTCGACCGACTCCATGACGCTGCTGACTTGTGGTTCCTCATACTCGCCCGCCGGGATAATCTCATAGAGCGTCGGTATATTATTCTCGTTCCACTCGATGCGCACGGCTGTCACCATGTCGTAACCACGCGTGTCGATAACTGTACAAAGATGATCGAGTGTACCGGCTTTCACCCATTGATTGCCATCATAGAGCGAGATAGCGGGCAACTCGTAGGTGGGATCGAAAGTGGTGTTGTGATAAATCTCAACAGCCTCAATATCGATATTCTCGATGAACGTGTGCTCCACGAATCCTGCCTCGCCGGCACGATAGCTGGTAATCATGTTCTTGTCGGACAAAGCCGAAATCATCGCCTGGTTGTGATCGGTAGTCTGCGTCACGCGGTCGGCCATGACACAGCTGAACTCGGCCACTTTGAGCCAATAGCTACCGACCACATTGGTGATATAGAGACGGAGATACTTGCCCGTAGCGCCATTGGCGTTGGTGGTGAAGGTGCGGGTGTT
It contains:
- a CDS encoding ribonuclease H1 domain-containing protein, which gives rise to MAKYKYYVVWEGRARGIFNSWEECKEQVENFKGAKYKSFDDLESATEAFRKAPDDYFGILRKIGEHSREKLAAPTLPPTVIADSLAVDAACSGNPGHMEYRGVDTKSGIELFHVGPMPQGTNNIGEFLALVHGLAYLQQRGSQIPIYSDSCNAIAWVRQKKCKTKLTPNAVNAPIFDLIARAERWLQTHTYTNPIIKWETEQWGEIPADFGRK